A single Numenius arquata chromosome 1, bNumArq3.hap1.1, whole genome shotgun sequence DNA region contains:
- the LOC141465865 gene encoding histone H2A-like, protein MSERGKKTTKLLLVPKKSRAAKAGLQFPVGRLYRLLKTGSYADRISPGAAIYLAAVLEYLSMEILELAGNAAQENKKTRILPRHIQLAVRNDDELNKLFSSVTIAQGGVIPNVLPELLPKKTISLKPLHKYVRSQEF, encoded by the coding sequence ATGTCTGAACGTGGGAAGAAAACCACAAAGCTCCTCCTTGTGCCAAAGAAATCCAGAGCAGCCAAGGCTGGTCTGCAGTTCCCCGTGGGTCGTCTCTACAGGCTCCTTAAAACGGGCAGCTACGCTGACAGGATCAGTCCTGGTGCTGCCATCTACCTGGCTGCGGTGCTGGAGTACCTGAGCATGGAGATCCTGGAGCTGGCAGGGAATGCTGcgcaggaaaacaagaaaaccaggATCCTGCCCAGGCACATCCAGCTGGCTGTGAGAAACGATGATGAACTGAACAAGCTCTTCTCCTCTGTGACTATTGCTCAAGGAGGGGTTATACCTAATGTTCTTCCCGAACTTCTTCCTAAGAAGACCATCTCTCTTAAACCGCTCCACAAATATGTCCGGTCGCAGGAGTTCTAG